One window from the genome of Candidatus Hydrogenedens sp. encodes:
- a CDS encoding monovalent cation/H+ antiporter complex subunit F — MLSISIVLFCILITLGILFALTRLVLGPTLADRVVALDLITTQIVGIIAVYCIAIKDSVYLIDAITITILSFLGTVTFAYYLNLGERQK; from the coding sequence ATGTTAAGTATAAGTATTGTCTTATTCTGTATATTAATAACATTAGGCATCTTATTTGCACTTACAAGACTTGTCTTAGGTCCTACCCTTGCTGACCGTGTAGTTGCATTAGACCTTATTACGACACAGATTGTAGGAATTATTGCTGTGTACTGTATAGCTATCAAAGACTCCGTTTACTTAATTGATGCTATAACAATCACTATCCTATCCTTTCTCGGCACAGTAACTTTTGCATATTACCTAAATTTAGGAGAAAGACAAAAATGA
- a CDS encoding proton-conducting transporter membrane subunit, which produces MNRLVILPIIIPLLTACLCLISIKQYRIQWFFAWVGNAFYFVTALIFLYFTSHGEIFSLQVGNWQAPFGITIIIDLFSSIMIVLTSILLFCSLLYTLSITAKEEFRFAYLPLIYFLIMGVTGAFITGDLFNLYVWYEVMLMSSFVLMAFGGERKQLEGSIKYVILNLISSAIFLASTGILYGMVGTVNLADLSIKFSMIEHKYPKQIVGSLLLIAFGIKAGIFPLYFWLPASYHTPPAGISALFSGLLTKVGMYSIIRVSTLLYKEIDTPTQNILLIIASATMLVGVLGAVSQNEFRRILSFHIISQIGYMLMGLAFWTVSGISGAIYFMVHNIVAKSNLFFISGIAYQKTGTYQIKSQGGLYKDTPFLSLCFFCSALSLAGLPPLSGFVGKLALIISGIHTKAFLTVIISIIVSFLTLFSMTKIWMYTFWGKPNHNREQQQMRQNLSFAYGAIFILAMLTILLGVGGEHFITLTEQSAHKLINPISYIEKVMEY; this is translated from the coding sequence ATGAATAGACTTGTCATACTTCCTATCATTATTCCATTGCTGACAGCCTGTTTATGCTTAATAAGCATAAAACAATATCGTATACAGTGGTTTTTTGCATGGGTTGGGAATGCTTTTTATTTTGTCACTGCATTAATATTTCTATACTTTACATCTCATGGAGAAATCTTCTCCCTACAAGTTGGAAATTGGCAAGCTCCTTTCGGCATTACAATTATTATTGACCTATTCAGTTCTATCATGATTGTTCTGACCTCTATTTTACTATTTTGTTCCTTACTTTACACTCTCTCCATAACCGCAAAAGAAGAATTTCGTTTTGCCTATTTACCATTGATTTACTTTCTAATTATGGGGGTAACAGGGGCATTTATCACTGGCGATTTATTTAATTTGTATGTTTGGTATGAAGTTATGTTGATGTCATCCTTCGTGCTTATGGCATTCGGTGGTGAACGGAAACAATTAGAAGGCTCTATAAAATATGTTATTCTAAACTTGATTTCCTCAGCGATATTCCTTGCCTCTACAGGTATACTTTACGGTATGGTCGGAACAGTAAATCTCGCAGACCTTTCTATCAAATTTTCTATGATAGAACATAAATATCCGAAACAAATTGTCGGCTCACTTCTCCTAATTGCATTTGGAATTAAAGCAGGTATATTCCCGTTATATTTTTGGCTCCCTGCATCGTATCATACTCCACCAGCAGGTATTTCCGCTCTATTTTCTGGACTTCTGACCAAAGTAGGCATGTATTCAATTATTCGTGTTTCAACCCTGTTATATAAAGAAATTGATACCCCAACACAGAATATTTTACTAATTATTGCCAGTGCTACAATGCTCGTTGGAGTTCTCGGGGCTGTATCACAAAATGAGTTTCGCCGTATCTTATCATTCCATATTATCTCACAAATAGGTTATATGCTCATGGGACTTGCCTTCTGGACAGTTTCTGGCATCTCAGGAGCCATTTATTTTATGGTTCATAACATCGTAGCCAAATCAAACCTATTCTTTATTAGCGGTATTGCATACCAAAAAACAGGAACCTATCAAATAAAATCACAAGGGGGACTATATAAAGATACTCCGTTCTTATCACTATGTTTCTTTTGTTCCGCTCTTTCCCTTGCAGGATTACCTCCTCTGTCTGGATTTGTAGGGAAATTAGCCCTAATTATATCAGGTATTCACACAAAGGCTTTCCTAACGGTCATTATTTCTATCATTGTTAGTTTCTTAACCCTATTCTCAATGACAAAAATTTGGATGTATACTTTTTGGGGAAAACCAAACCATAACAGAGAACAACAACAAATGCGACAAAATCTTTCTTTTGCTTATGGGGCAATATTTATTCTCGCTATGCTCACAATTTTATTAGGAGTAGGAGGGGAACATTTTATAACATTAACAGAACAATCTGCTCATAAACTAATAAACCCAATATCTTACATAGAAAAAGTAATGGAGTATTAA
- the dxs gene encoding 1-deoxy-D-xylulose-5-phosphate synthase yields MSLLDNINSPNDLKMLSLDELEILASEIREKIISTVLNNGGHLASPLGVVELTIAIHYVFDIGKDILIWDVGHQAYAHKILTGRNHIFDTLRKKGGISGYPRIEESPLDFFGTGHSSTSISAGIGMAIARDIRNEDYQIITVIGDGAMTGGMAMEALSHAGHLGKRILVILNDNEMSIAPNTGALARYFNRLITAYPYKRAKEDVGSFVKKIVGERVTKTIQDLEKSVKGFITKGSLFQELGFNYIGPVDGHDLPLLIECLQRLKYFTGPVLFHCRTEKGKGFKEAEKDPQKYHGIKPKKIAKTDEEGDGIIPEQLPTEIEKSFTEHFGDAICKLAEKDERIIAITAAMPAGTGLTNFAQNFPDRFFDVGICEQHAVTLAAGLAVRGFRPIVAIYSTFLQRAYDQIIHDICLQNLPVVFAIDRAGLVGEDGPTHSGTFDLSYLRLIPNLHICSPRDGIDLENLLSLAIQQEVPTAIRYPKTIAIPTGDKENRNFSGADILIPNDDIYLITVGSKVNTCIKTAIKLRELGINIGVIDARWIKPLDAKTLNSISATKLFTVEENTIIGGFGSAILEFFNENRRPQTEDLKIFRIGIPDIFCEHASREEQLKMFQLTDEDLVQKVIYCLESNQLLSALKAT; encoded by the coding sequence ATGTCTCTCCTTGATAATATAAATTCTCCCAATGACTTAAAGATGTTGTCATTAGATGAATTAGAGATATTAGCATCAGAAATTCGGGAAAAAATTATCTCTACCGTACTAAATAATGGAGGTCATCTTGCTTCTCCATTGGGGGTGGTAGAATTAACAATTGCTATACATTACGTTTTCGATATAGGTAAGGACATTCTTATTTGGGATGTTGGGCATCAGGCATACGCTCATAAGATTTTAACAGGTAGAAATCACATTTTTGATACACTTCGTAAAAAAGGCGGAATTAGCGGATATCCACGAATTGAAGAAAGCCCATTAGATTTTTTTGGCACGGGACATAGCTCAACATCAATTTCTGCAGGTATTGGTATGGCTATTGCACGTGATATTCGTAATGAGGATTACCAGATAATTACTGTTATTGGCGACGGTGCAATGACGGGTGGAATGGCTATGGAGGCTTTAAGTCATGCAGGCCATTTAGGCAAAAGAATACTTGTTATCTTAAATGATAATGAGATGTCTATTGCTCCCAATACGGGAGCCCTTGCACGATATTTCAATCGTTTGATTACTGCATACCCCTACAAACGAGCCAAAGAAGATGTCGGTAGTTTCGTCAAGAAAATTGTAGGAGAACGGGTAACTAAAACCATTCAAGATTTGGAAAAATCTGTCAAAGGATTTATCACAAAAGGTTCTTTATTCCAGGAACTGGGTTTCAATTATATTGGACCTGTAGATGGTCACGACCTACCCCTTTTAATTGAATGCCTGCAACGACTTAAATATTTTACTGGACCAGTACTCTTTCATTGTCGAACAGAAAAAGGAAAAGGGTTCAAAGAAGCAGAAAAAGACCCACAAAAATATCATGGAATTAAACCAAAGAAAATAGCGAAGACCGACGAAGAAGGTGATGGAATTATCCCTGAACAATTACCAACCGAGATTGAAAAAAGTTTCACGGAACACTTTGGTGACGCAATATGCAAATTAGCAGAGAAAGACGAGCGAATCATTGCCATCACAGCAGCAATGCCAGCTGGTACAGGATTAACAAATTTCGCTCAAAATTTTCCAGATAGATTTTTTGATGTAGGCATTTGTGAACAACATGCAGTAACCCTTGCTGCAGGGCTTGCTGTGCGTGGCTTTCGACCTATCGTCGCTATTTATTCCACTTTCTTACAACGTGCTTATGACCAAATTATTCATGACATTTGCCTTCAAAACTTACCCGTAGTATTTGCTATAGACCGTGCTGGATTAGTCGGCGAAGACGGACCTACACACAGTGGCACTTTCGATTTGTCCTACTTACGACTCATCCCAAACCTACATATTTGCTCTCCAAGAGACGGGATTGACCTCGAAAATCTACTTTCACTCGCTATACAACAAGAAGTACCCACCGCAATTCGATACCCCAAAACGATAGCAATACCTACAGGGGATAAAGAAAACCGCAACTTTAGCGGTGCTGATATATTAATCCCCAACGATGATATTTATCTCATCACTGTAGGTTCAAAGGTAAACACCTGCATAAAAACAGCCATAAAACTTCGTGAACTCGGTATTAATATTGGTGTCATTGATGCACGGTGGATTAAACCATTAGATGCCAAAACTCTAAATAGCATTTCAGCAACAAAGCTATTTACCGTAGAAGAAAATACAATCATCGGTGGCTTTGGTTCTGCCATACTGGAATTTTTTAATGAAAACCGACGACCACAAACGGAAGACCTTAAAATCTTCCGAATAGGAATCCCTGACATCTTCTGTGAGCACGCTTCACGAGAAGAACAATTAAAAATGTTCCAACTTACTGATGAAGACTTGGTTCAAAAAGTAATCTACTGTCTGGAATCTAATCAACTATTATCAGCATTAAAAGCAACATAA
- the mnhG gene encoding monovalent cation/H(+) antiporter subunit G has product MSEWFICLFLLVGGFFMFLAGLGILRFPDVYTRMHAVTKSGTLGVSGALIALAIYFWNTEITVRAILPIIFTLITTPVSAHCISRSAFKSGIKLSKNSVINEYPKKSD; this is encoded by the coding sequence ATGAGCGAGTGGTTTATCTGCTTATTCCTATTAGTAGGTGGTTTCTTTATGTTCCTTGCTGGACTGGGTATCCTTAGGTTTCCAGATGTTTACACACGTATGCATGCAGTTACTAAAAGTGGCACGTTGGGTGTCTCTGGTGCATTGATAGCTTTAGCCATTTATTTTTGGAACACTGAAATTACTGTTCGTGCAATTCTACCTATTATTTTTACATTAATTACCACACCTGTCTCGGCACATTGCATTAGCCGTTCCGCTTTTAAAAGTGGCATTAAATTGTCAAAAAATAGTGTGATTAACGAATACCCCAAAAAGAGTGATTAA
- a CDS encoding Na+/H+ antiporter subunit E: protein MNANLFLANILLSLIWAFISGVLTFANILLGFIIGYAILYVLYGKEVEYFKKILFIILFTFRFIWLLILSNIEVAYEVLRFKPKAKPGIIAYPLNSTHPLEITLLANFISLTPGTLSVDISENDKVLYIHALFAHNPDTLKRDIEKQLEKPLNKIFR from the coding sequence ATGAACGCCAATCTATTTCTTGCAAATATTCTTCTTAGCCTAATATGGGCTTTTATATCTGGGGTACTTACTTTTGCAAATATACTACTTGGCTTCATCATAGGATATGCTATCTTATATGTCCTTTATGGTAAAGAGGTTGAATACTTCAAAAAAATATTATTTATAATCCTTTTCACGTTCCGATTTATATGGTTACTAATCCTCTCAAATATAGAGGTTGCCTATGAAGTACTCCGTTTTAAACCTAAAGCAAAACCAGGGATTATTGCTTACCCATTAAACTCGACACATCCTTTAGAAATAACATTACTTGCGAACTTCATTTCACTTACACCAGGGACACTAAGTGTGGATATATCCGAAAATGATAAAGTCTTATATATACATGCTCTATTTGCTCATAATCCAGATACACTTAAAAGAGACATAGAAAAACAACTTGAAAAACCATTAAATAAAATCTTTCGGTAG
- a CDS encoding ATP-dependent Clp protease proteolytic subunit, translated as MENPIEKLIRHGINPYTVNPIDPQAVTIYQQTSRGERAYDIYSRLLEDRIIFLGMPIDDYVANYIIAQLLYLEAEDPDKDINLYINSPGGSVTAGLAIYDTMQFIRPEITTICLGQAASMAAVLMSAGTPGKRYALPYSRFLLHQLMGGVRGQATDIAIQAQEIVRIGETIDQILARHTGQPIEVIRKDTDRDLFLSADEAKKYGLIDEVLQRSKPKKEK; from the coding sequence ATGGAAAACCCTATTGAAAAATTAATAAGGCATGGCATAAACCCCTATACAGTCAATCCTATTGACCCACAAGCAGTTACAATATATCAGCAAACCAGCCGTGGTGAAAGGGCTTATGATATTTACTCTCGCCTGCTTGAAGACCGAATTATTTTTTTGGGAATGCCTATTGACGATTATGTTGCGAATTACATAATTGCTCAATTACTTTATTTAGAAGCAGAAGACCCCGACAAAGATATAAATCTTTACATCAATAGTCCTGGAGGTAGTGTAACCGCTGGGTTAGCGATATATGACACAATGCAATTTATTCGACCAGAAATTACAACCATCTGTCTTGGACAGGCAGCAAGTATGGCGGCTGTTCTAATGTCCGCAGGAACACCAGGAAAACGTTATGCTCTCCCCTATTCAAGATTTCTATTACACCAATTGATGGGCGGTGTTCGGGGACAGGCAACAGATATCGCTATTCAGGCCCAAGAAATTGTTCGCATCGGAGAAACCATTGACCAAATCCTTGCCAGACATACAGGACAACCAATTGAAGTTATACGAAAGGATACCGACCGCGATCTATTTCTCAGTGCTGATGAGGCAAAGAAATACGGACTAATTGACGAAGTTTTACAACGCTCTAAACCTAAAAAAGAAAAATAA
- a CDS encoding Na+/H+ antiporter subunit C → MEWIFAILVGCLYSAGFYLMLQRNMFKLILGMCLLSHGANLLIFVSGGLIRSLPPIFSTATLPEHVTDPLPQAFVLTAIVISFGVTAFLLVLVHRTHKTLNTDDLDDLIKTDLQ, encoded by the coding sequence ATGGAATGGATTTTCGCAATATTGGTTGGTTGTCTTTATTCTGCGGGGTTCTACCTTATGCTACAACGAAACATGTTTAAACTTATATTGGGTATGTGCCTATTAAGTCACGGTGCAAATCTACTTATATTTGTATCTGGTGGATTAATCCGTAGTTTACCACCCATCTTTTCAACAGCAACTCTCCCAGAACATGTTACAGACCCATTACCTCAAGCTTTCGTGTTAACCGCAATTGTAATTAGTTTCGGCGTAACTGCCTTCTTGTTAGTATTAGTTCACAGAACACATAAAACACTAAACACAGACGACCTGGATGATTTAATAAAAACGGATTTACAATGA
- a CDS encoding proton-conducting transporter membrane subunit yields MIFFWILTFVFVNAILSTLLSPITKPYRNLLLSILPAIALLLNILVMSEQNTSPFTLKWLPSLGLNVLLAPSYFSLMFGILILSIGLIIHIYASIYLHTDPSINYWHFWFFIFMGSMLGVVFSSNLFLLFLFWEITSLASFFLIGHFYEQEDARKSAWEALLITGGGGLCLLTGFILIYIITGTADLPELKERINEIHTSPYLNTAVILIILGILTKSAQFPFHFWLPDAMTAPAPASAYLHSATMVKAGVFLSIQLSDIFSGISLWNLILISSGAVTFLLGAISSIKEDSIKRALAYTTISTLGLLTFLIGIGTPATILSAMILIFAHAIYKAGLFLTAGTLEFTNHCKYFSKSHGIWKKHPYLFLTTLLLLLSLTGIPFTFSFLTKEEILKSLLNLHPTTLIPSILLFIVGNIFIVGFSIRFLIKPWQKNSGDNYHHSINFMDYLLATIPLFLSLLGFIIPFSPSLSQVFHYIGNSLKFLSDPHIPNHATSSVTNHFLLLTISIIIWFGGIILGIFHIRTKEQNKENQKTISATYIYQTAIESLIFSSDRITRFFQNGKLRSYLSTFSVSIILISFVSLVIDWQNINIYVSSHISHTTGKIYLYDLILILTIIIGIAGVISSSSKLTAVICLGIVGYSIAVIFLIFSAPDLAMTQFIIETLTVALFVFVFYHLPEQHLPRRTWTIRRDVVLSIIFGIIMGFITLTASSIQTHPTISSYFASKSLSEAHGSNIVNVILVDFRGFDTMGEITVLAIAGIGTYALLRYQRIKNHE; encoded by the coding sequence ATGATTTTTTTCTGGATTTTAACCTTCGTTTTTGTAAATGCTATTCTTAGTACTCTTTTATCGCCTATAACTAAACCATACAGAAACCTACTTCTCTCAATACTTCCTGCCATAGCATTACTACTAAATATATTAGTAATGAGTGAACAAAACACATCTCCCTTTACACTAAAATGGTTACCTTCTTTAGGATTAAATGTGCTTTTAGCACCGTCTTATTTTTCGTTAATGTTTGGTATTCTTATATTATCTATCGGGTTAATTATTCATATTTATGCTTCTATTTATCTTCACACAGACCCTTCTATAAATTATTGGCATTTCTGGTTTTTTATATTTATGGGGTCTATGTTAGGTGTTGTATTTTCATCAAACTTATTTTTACTTTTTCTATTCTGGGAAATCACCAGTCTCGCATCATTCTTTTTAATTGGGCATTTTTATGAACAAGAAGATGCGAGGAAGAGCGCATGGGAAGCACTTTTAATTACTGGTGGAGGAGGACTATGCCTTCTAACGGGTTTCATCCTTATTTATATCATAACAGGCACTGCTGACCTACCAGAACTTAAAGAAAGAATTAATGAAATCCATACTTCACCATACCTTAATACTGCTGTAATCCTAATCATTTTGGGAATTTTAACAAAATCAGCTCAATTCCCCTTCCACTTTTGGCTACCAGATGCTATGACAGCCCCTGCACCTGCGAGTGCTTATTTACATTCAGCAACAATGGTCAAAGCAGGTGTTTTTTTATCTATTCAATTATCCGATATATTCTCAGGTATCTCATTATGGAATTTAATACTTATTTCTTCTGGGGCAGTAACTTTCCTTCTGGGAGCTATTAGTAGTATTAAAGAGGACTCAATCAAAAGAGCCTTAGCATACACTACAATAAGCACATTAGGGTTGCTTACTTTCCTGATAGGAATAGGAACACCAGCCACTATTTTGTCTGCCATGATATTAATATTTGCTCATGCTATTTATAAAGCAGGGCTATTCCTGACAGCAGGAACCCTTGAATTTACCAATCATTGTAAATATTTTTCAAAAAGCCACGGTATCTGGAAAAAACATCCTTATCTATTTTTAACAACATTATTACTCTTATTATCACTTACAGGAATACCCTTTACATTTAGTTTCCTGACCAAAGAAGAAATACTAAAGTCTTTACTGAATTTACATCCTACTACACTAATACCTTCTATTTTACTTTTCATAGTAGGAAATATATTTATAGTAGGTTTTTCAATTCGCTTTTTAATTAAACCATGGCAAAAAAATAGTGGCGATAATTACCATCACTCAATAAACTTTATGGATTATCTCCTTGCAACAATTCCTCTTTTTCTATCTTTGCTTGGTTTCATAATTCCTTTCTCTCCTTCTCTTTCACAAGTGTTTCACTACATTGGCAACTCATTAAAATTTCTTTCAGACCCTCACATACCAAATCATGCCACAAGTTCCGTCACGAATCACTTTCTGTTATTAACCATTAGCATAATTATCTGGTTTGGTGGTATTATCCTCGGAATTTTTCACATTCGGACTAAAGAGCAAAACAAAGAAAATCAAAAAACAATCTCTGCTACCTATATATACCAGACTGCTATTGAAAGTTTGATATTCTCCTCAGACCGCATCACCCGATTCTTTCAAAATGGGAAACTACGTTCTTACCTAAGCACTTTTTCAGTCTCAATTATCTTGATTTCTTTTGTATCTCTCGTTATCGACTGGCAAAATATAAATATTTATGTTTCATCTCATATAAGTCATACGACAGGCAAAATCTACCTTTATGATTTGATTTTAATACTTACTATTATCATAGGAATTGCTGGGGTCATTTCCTCTTCTTCGAAACTTACTGCGGTTATTTGTCTTGGCATTGTTGGGTATAGCATCGCGGTAATATTTTTAATTTTCAGTGCACCAGACTTAGCCATGACCCAATTTATCATTGAGACCCTTACTGTTGCTTTATTTGTATTTGTCTTTTACCATTTACCAGAACAACACTTGCCACGTAGAACATGGACAATTCGACGGGATGTTGTTCTCTCCATCATTTTTGGAATCATTATGGGCTTTATTACCCTTACAGCATCCAGTATCCAAACCCATCCTACAATTTCTTCATACTTTGCATCAAAAAGTTTATCTGAGGCACACGGAAGTAATATCGTAAATGTTATACTTGTAGATTTTCGTGGCTTTGACACTATGGGAGAAATTACAGTATTAGCTATAGCAGGGATTGGCACGTATGCACTACTTAGATACCAGAGGATAAAAAACCATGAATAG
- the tig gene encoding trigger factor, giving the protein MTEQENNNDNTLTPSVSETTSEQTTAQETHEHKHHHHAHDTEEEEFKFEKDPEYEIEYKGDCLYSVKITIPAINTKAQTSKNLEEVKEHTELPGFRRGKAPMWLVENKFGKIARKEALDKVISESVKKLMEDKKIRAFSQPKFEGIEELDKLPEDQDISFQISFEVAPKCELGKYRGLELERKVVEPDENMITERLELLRNRFAIYQSVPDAEITNGDQAIIDFNGTIDGESFPGGSANNYPYIVGSKRFFGKFEEALIGAKVGETKTCEVEFPEDYTNQNLAGKKAIFEIKIKDIKRKELPTLDDEFAKQAGAESLEDLKLKIKKEIEEAFLEEADSELEASAIEQIIANSTFEIPKSLIEEVASHQVEEHIQQMMRMRIPISEIEKQREELEKNAKDRAEKTIKWYTAASEIAEAEGIEVSDSDYENEAQNLQDRTGIDIDTIRSYIQDQGKDEVTDTIVRKKVIKLILDNAKIETKTISREEWQKENEQQN; this is encoded by the coding sequence ATGACAGAACAAGAAAACAACAATGATAATACCTTAACTCCATCTGTATCAGAAACTACCTCAGAACAAACAACAGCACAAGAAACTCATGAGCATAAACATCACCACCATGCTCATGATACAGAAGAAGAAGAGTTTAAATTCGAAAAAGACCCTGAATATGAAATTGAATATAAAGGGGATTGTCTATACTCCGTAAAAATAACTATTCCCGCAATAAATACAAAGGCACAAACAAGTAAAAATCTGGAAGAAGTCAAAGAGCACACGGAACTTCCAGGCTTTCGTCGAGGGAAAGCACCGATGTGGCTTGTGGAAAATAAATTTGGAAAAATAGCACGGAAAGAGGCTCTGGATAAAGTCATATCTGAATCAGTTAAAAAACTTATGGAAGACAAAAAAATAAGAGCATTCTCACAACCCAAATTTGAGGGAATAGAAGAACTCGATAAATTACCAGAAGACCAAGATATATCATTCCAAATCTCCTTTGAAGTAGCACCCAAATGTGAATTAGGCAAATATCGTGGGCTTGAGCTGGAACGAAAAGTTGTCGAACCTGATGAAAATATGATTACAGAACGGTTGGAACTCCTACGAAATCGTTTTGCTATATATCAATCTGTTCCGGACGCAGAAATAACTAATGGTGACCAAGCAATTATCGACTTCAACGGAACTATTGACGGAGAAAGTTTCCCCGGAGGCAGTGCTAACAATTATCCATATATTGTGGGTTCTAAACGATTCTTCGGAAAATTTGAAGAAGCACTCATCGGGGCTAAAGTTGGTGAAACAAAAACCTGCGAGGTAGAATTCCCAGAAGATTATACGAACCAAAATCTCGCTGGGAAAAAAGCTATTTTTGAAATTAAAATTAAAGATATAAAGAGAAAAGAATTACCCACATTAGATGATGAATTCGCAAAACAAGCAGGGGCTGAAAGCCTTGAGGACCTTAAACTAAAAATAAAGAAAGAGATAGAAGAAGCATTTCTGGAGGAAGCGGATTCCGAATTAGAAGCATCTGCAATAGAACAAATTATTGCAAACAGCACATTTGAAATCCCCAAATCGCTTATTGAAGAAGTAGCAAGTCATCAAGTGGAAGAGCATATCCAGCAAATGATGCGGATGAGAATCCCAATATCAGAAATTGAAAAACAAAGAGAAGAGTTGGAAAAAAATGCAAAAGATAGAGCCGAAAAAACAATTAAATGGTACACAGCTGCCAGTGAAATAGCTGAGGCTGAAGGCATTGAAGTTTCAGACAGTGATTATGAAAATGAAGCACAGAATTTACAAGATAGGACAGGCATTGACATAGATACAATTCGGTCCTATATTCAAGACCAAGGAAAAGATGAAGTAACAGATACAATAGTACGAAAAAAAGTTATTAAACTTATCCTGGACAACGCAAAAATTGAGACTAAAACAATTTCCCGAGAAGAATGGCAAAAAGAAAACGAACAACAAAATTAA
- a CDS encoding Na+/H+ antiporter subunit B, which yields MNSLILKTAAKYIAPLLFLFAIYLLLTGHNQPGGGFSGGLVASASFILIAFAFGPDTARNYLRFSPVTITTVGLCIACGSGVISILLGSPFMTGIWITLWTTPHYSLSLGTPMLFDMGVFLVVLGTTLLIILELIKEV from the coding sequence ATGAATAGTTTAATACTAAAAACTGCTGCTAAATATATTGCACCATTGTTGTTTCTATTTGCAATCTACCTTCTTCTAACAGGTCATAACCAGCCTGGGGGTGGCTTTTCTGGTGGATTAGTTGCTTCTGCTTCCTTCATTCTAATAGCCTTCGCCTTCGGTCCTGATACTGCAAGGAATTATCTTCGTTTTTCCCCCGTAACTATAACTACTGTTGGGCTATGTATTGCTTGCGGAAGTGGTGTTATTTCTATCCTATTAGGAAGTCCTTTTATGACGGGGATATGGATAACCCTTTGGACAACCCCTCACTATTCCTTATCATTAGGGACACCCATGCTCTTCGATATGGGTGTATTTCTTGTTGTTTTAGGAACAACCTTACTTATTATTCTTGAACTTATAAAAGAGGTATAA